A genomic stretch from Thalassophryne amazonica chromosome 18, fThaAma1.1, whole genome shotgun sequence includes:
- the LOC117531198 gene encoding gastrula zinc finger protein XlCGF8.2DB-like, with protein sequence MNNSEQQKERRASRKPFSCSDRSKTQKQKSTLNKHMIIHTGHKKFGCSQCGRRFGEKGTLKRHMIIHTGEKPFVCSECGKRFGLKSHLNRHMIIHTGQKPFCCSECGQRFGQKSSLDTHKMIHTGQKPFVCSECGKRFRRKSHLNEHMIIHTGQKPFVCSECSKRFRHKNHLNEHMRIHTRQKPFVCSECSKRFRHKSHLNEHKRIHTGQKPFVCSECGKRFGQKRNLNKHMRIHTRQKPFVCSECGQRFGHKSSLNTHMRIHASSKEHQSKPASHTKGEVGVKHHPNKLGVRHCPPKKEYHPPPQKIRSHSPTRPQNSIQMHPDQEQWELKISKDSKIQRNFIVICTEQKSIFPAQ encoded by the coding sequence atgaacaactcagagcaacaaaaggagaggcgaGCAAGCAGGAAACCATTTAGTTGCTCTGACCGGAgtaaaacacagaaacagaagagcactctgaacaagcacatgataattcatacaggacacaaaAAATTTGGCTGTTCtcaatgtggtcgaagatttggagaaaagggcactctgaaaagacacatgataattcatacaggagaaaaaccatttgtctgttctgagtgtggtaaaagatttggactaaagagccacctgaacagacacatgataattcatacaggacaaaaaccattttgctgttctgaatgtggtcaaagatttgggcaaAAGAGCAGTTTGGACACTCACAAGATGATTCATACGGGacagaaaccatttgtctgttctgagtgtggtaaaagatttagacGCAAGAGCCACCTGAacgaacacatgataattcatacagggcaaaagccatttgtctgttctgagtgtagtAAAAGATTTAGACACAAGAACCACCTGAAtgaacacatgagaattcatacaaggcaaaaaccatttgtctgttctgagtgtagtAAAAGATTTAGACACAAGAGCCACCTGAACGAACACAAGAGAAtacatacagggcaaaaaccatttgtctgttctgagtgtggtaaaagatttggacaaaagagaaacctgaacaaacacatgagaattcatacaaggcaaaaaccatttgtgtgttctgagtgtggtcaaagatttggccaCAAGAGcagcctgaacacacacatgagaattcatgcaTCCAGCAAAGAACACCAAAGCAAGCCAGCCTCTCACACAAAAGGAGAAGTAGGAGTCAAACACCACCCCAACAAATTAGGAGTTAGGCACTGCCCCCCCAAAAAGGAGTATCATCCACCGCCCCAAAAAATTAGAAGTCACTCGCCAACAAGACCACAAAACAGTATACAGATGCACCCAGACCAGGAGCAGTGGGAATTAAAGATTTCaaaagattcaaagattcaaagaaattttattgtcatatgcacagaacagaagagcatcttccctgcacaatga